The Apis mellifera strain DH4 linkage group LG13, Amel_HAv3.1, whole genome shotgun sequence genome includes a region encoding these proteins:
- the LOC408427 gene encoding piezo-type mechanosensitive ion channel component isoform X7 — protein MLYSPHVPIPDSKTMAGHTGHYLKTCIGLSFLTTTSQITFHIVLLALPTYGHFLHNCEPMEVIFRHLGFVRLDSATEWEIFFWLTPELIVLPTSTIIYFICRFLSQKTITEEGDASLHQNIEASKKIVDGNIKIINFLGRIGTYVVLASLCIAASLKPSIEGGFYFLIFLGASTWWACNKELRKGFAKLCRILMAVVVLHILVLLSYQNQIPQELIPVNSTWQRYLALIPVYRINCSNPRYVEYTDYTDWLIYGYSLRLFWLYFVLALQSQFLSKKPNVAFTNEAFQAKKVKRLSGKLENLNTPLSRHVSIRRRTPSQRWQSARRKARLMRFGSGRTGLLQDSTGSVIVQDGHQDDNIQMQSLSDAGPDEQSGVIEHIIMAVYSIFQLIINSSYLATNIIMMTWSIMYHSWTTFALLLWALILWMVPNKRALMMKCSPFIVFYSMLLVIVQYVYSMDLTEEELPTQINGIKVSEIGFIKTDQLSCWHLVVKCLFLSMFWITMRQYTGERSRQRRSSALRDMVAPLHVSVSTATTAMNHEAPEIKSKFMLDVGILLKKLLTKFWIAVVTIMLFICGITGERMTVFRIIYMSLFLVLVITFQISWTVWRKMMYPFWLTVIGYSVIMLILVYTYQFHNFPEYWNYLHIDENLQKDIGLEKYEIKDLFVRLLTPTFFVIITVLQIHYFHKDFLEATDLEKFGLEDPNHQIERPSHSPMIVTMPPSSPEQIFLNDEKPKYTLKQLKHMSKIEFVALFSDITTHVKNFYNYIWLFFEIHMRKIIFISVMLLCVNDVCAINLIFVLISVIMINFRRSVQICTVNIVAAIIGILMVGKMLYQIQYINHSNWDINCTIVPENHRFSSNNTMYNIAEWFGIKKAEPGNLAELLKGYIGIIVVTTLRKIIRIRQCFYRKARGEPLDRPYVMFPSITRPNADEGIPQCLKFLFNYAFYKFGVEFCLIGIVALIATRLDFYSVLYGVWLLILFCLRRRVLCKIWPFFKFFIIILLPIQYAFVVAPPPWLCIDYPWEKSRILRVLQEWMYLPDPDFPPNARKLMCDFLLLMMIVRQSLVFKIEKRSEASGEEFPAGHNYSVYENIEKPNFVNPVKDYVSDAHTYLDIVKRGVLISLMWIALSIVFLAGTERTNLFSLGYLIGAFVFLWQGSDFYLRPVQTILTWWNLLIGYNVVVIFAKSLFQGVGCVMIEQMQMVACPFIQLFGIICVRKFKSPITDLIPEKLDCDVPEEDIGMIWDGLCFTFLLFQKRLFKSYYFFHIVNETKAMSILASRGAELLEELHQKRIEIQETIEKNVLQKLKFKMDQIKANQRKIQGPSYREPEIHAVDTLYPRTRPLYRVRAPKTNKEAIRSGDYYMFDELDDDDVTDMIPDTESEKREAEKQRELEQRGRRMTISELMNTLIKTDIEIATHVAKYGGTEKDALRLRRRSEPLTRKKSSMSYLSARSETAVATDAADVTSVETEEKDVEEREKTPEVEEDKKDEEEIPMKEERISIATYFNFLIVIINSTFISMTRYLNRFSRDYRYIRKVLTKEKKLLKAKPDLQMGIRLGINKMWQPMNFLKKESTNGNTEEIHDAGEGPSQPRPQEQSTLFSEISPVQHDDDRGELSEADQPPVIQFLASIWFAILSHSSLFCYFMVFLHQIKNASVLSIPLPLMVFFWGSLTIPRPSKTFWVTLIAYTEAIVIVKCIFQLEVLPWNRDPAPNNPLFTPRIMGVERKFNYALWDLLLLLVVFFHRFMLKSLGQWTSLSLKPRKIIPSTLTLVPSKPSERGQGEPVTLRHETKDNILTTPKGRILNLQPSVIDGESVRTSDEYEQLVAIQGEERSPMDEDFNKVMKLMIIKYTEPMKHFFHKIISPYGKEKTNVYAYMFLCDFFNFLLFIFGFSAFGTQQGDGGVATYLQENRVPMPFLLMLLLQFSLIIIDRALFLKKSILGKLIFHYFLILGIHIWMFFILPSVTERRFNERLPPQIWYMVKCFYLLLAAYQLRQGYPTRILGNFLCKNYSIINYVLFKGFMLVPFLFELRAVMDWIWTDTSMTIMDWFKMEDIFANIYQIKCMRGVETDFPQPRGEKKSQISKYLMGGAALFFMIGLIWFPLLLFALGGTVGISNLPYDVSMKIRIGPHEPIYSMSAQGQSIIEYSEFDYTRFVNLYAKDKTAMTFLENYIHSDVAAVRLSGFSRKLWNISPPDLEKLIEELRDNKTTVIVHVEWTVSRRTDAKDATGITTTIRDIKLKPYENKEFNPVRETLADILSNLTMPHTSTIILPYAFPKFLKVTGRTITIVPQLMMPKWLEIENDKKVKNNYLYRNISLSLSLEPDCCSHKKWWVVNEVCNDTLYENLLSRVPLNDCKYIMMYLFNDKTFPEGLSFISGLGILGLYTTAVIVISQMTRKVVTDLAPRIMFDDLPYVDRILRLCLDIYLVRESGELSLEEDLFAKLIFLYRSPETLIRWTRLPEEGERTDNEDQDDADEDAAISRQ, from the exons ATGCTATATTCGCCCCACGTGCCAATACCGGACTCAAAAACAATGGCCGGCCACACGGGCCACTATTTAAAAACTTGCATCGGCCTGTCTTTTCTCACAACAACCAGCCAAATCACTTTCCACATAGTTTTACTGGCTCTGCCCACTTACGGACACTTCCTCCACAATT GCGAACCTATGGAAGTGATCTTCAGACACTTAGGTTTCGTAAGGCTAGATAGCGCGACCGAGTGGGAGATATTCTTCTGGTTGACACCAGAATTAATCGTCCTACCCACtagtacaataatatatttcatatgtcGTTTCCTATCGCAAAAAACCATCACCGAAGAAGGAGACGCCTCATTGCATCAAAACATCGAGGCCTCTAAGAAAATCGTAGATGGAAATATTAAG ATCATCAACTTCTTAGGACGCATAGGTACTTACGTGGTACTGGCATCGTTATGCATCGCAGCATCTCTGAAACCTTCGATCGAAGGCGGTTTCTATTTCCTCATCTTCTTGGGAGCTTCGACCTGGTGGGCGTGCAACAAAGAGCTTCGAAAAGGGTTCGCCAAGCTGTGCAGGATCTTGATGGCGGTCGTGGTACTTCATATCCTGGTTCTGCTCAGCTACCAGAATCAAATACCTCAAGAATTAATACCCGTGAACAGCACTTGGCAACGATACCTTGCCCTGATTCCCGTCTATCGAATCAACTGCTCGAATCCAAGATACGTGGAATACACCGATTATACAGATTGGCTGATTTACGGATACTCCCTGAGACTGTTCTGGCTTTATTTCGTTCTGGCGTTGCAATCACAGTTCCTCAGCAAAAAGCCG AACGTTGCTTTTACTAACGAGGCGTTCCAGGCAAAGAAAGTGAAACGTTTGAGCGGGAAACTGGAGAATCTGAACACTCCGTTGTCCAGGCACGTTTCCATCAGGAGAAGGACACCATCTCAAAGATGGCAATCGGCGCGACGAAAGGCTCGC TTGATGCGATTTGGGTCCGGGAGAACGGGGCTACTGCAAGATTCAACCGGAAGCGTCATCGTCCAGGATGGCCATCAGGATGACAACATTCAGATGCAAAGTCTCAGCGATG ctGGCCCAGATGAACAATCCGGAGTTATCGAGCATATCATCATGGCCGTATACTCGATCTTCCAgttgataattaattcgtcTTATCTCGCCACGAATATCATAATGATG ACGTGGAGTATAATGTATCACAGTTGGACAACTTTTGCACTCTTGTTATGGGCATTGATCCTTTGGATGGTCCCTAATAAACGGGCTTTGATGATGAAGTGTTCTCCCTTCATCGTTTTTTATTCGATGCTCCTTGTCATCGTGCAATACGTTTACAGCATGGATTTGACGGAGGAAGAATTACCAACGCAAATAAACGGGATAAAAGTGTCGGAAATCGGTTTCATCAAAACTGATCAGCTAAGTTGCTGGCATTTAGTGGtcaaa TGTCTATTTCTATCGATGTTCTGGATAACCATGAGACAATACACGGGCGAAAGATCGAGGCAGAGACGTTCCTCGGCGTTGAGAGACATGGTGGCACCGTTGCACGTATCTGTTTCGACAGCCACCACAGCGATGAACCACGAAGCCCCGGAAATTAAAAGCAAATTCATGCTGGATGTCGGtatacttttgaaaaaattgttgaccAAATTTTGGATCGCAGTGGTGACCATCATGCTGTTCATTTGCGGAATCACTGGTGAACGTATGACGGTGTTCAGGATCATTTACATGTCTCTCTTCCTTGTTCTAGTTATTACTTTCCAG aTATCTTGGACAGTTTGGAGAAAGATGATGTATCCATTCTGGCTCACAGTTATCGGTTATTCCGTAATCATGCTGATTCTTGTATATACTTatcaatttcacaattttccagaatattggaattatttgcATATCGACGAGAACTTGCAAAAAGATATCGGTTTAGAAAAATACGAGATTAAGGATCTTTTCGTTAGATTACTCACACCAACATTCTTCGTAATTATTACGGTCCTTCAGATCCATTATTTCCACAAAGATTTCTTAGAAGCGACCGATCTCGAGAAATTCGG actCGAGGATCCAAATCATCAAATCGAACGACCGAGCCATTCACCAATGATTGTAACCATGCCACCATCCTCCCcagaacaaatttttctcaatgacGAAAAACCTAAATACACGTTGAAACAGTTAAAAC acATGTCTAAAATAGAATTCGTAGCGTTGTTCAGCGATATAACGACgcatgtaaaaaatttctacaacTATATTTGgctctttttcgaaattcacaTGCGaaagatcatttttatttccgtGATGCTTCTCTGCGTCAACGAT GTCTGtgctattaatttaatattcgtctTGATATCAGTTATAATGATCAATTTTCGAAGAAGCGTCCAAATATGCACCGTGAATATAGTGGCAGCGATAATCGGTATATTAATGGTTGGAAAAATGCTGtatcaaattcaatatatcaatCACAGCAATTGGGATATTAATTGCACG ATAGTTCCAGAGAATCATCGATTTAGCAGCAACAACACTATGTACAACATAGCGGAATGGTTTGGAATAAAGAAAGCCGAGCCGGGAAATCTGGCAGAGTTGTTGAAAGGCTACATAGGGATCATAGTGGTGACTACTCTCAGAAAGATAATTAGAATTCGGCAATGTTTCTACAGAAAAGCTCGAGGAGAACCTTTGGACAGGCCTTATGTCATGTTCCCCTCAATCACCAGACCGAATGCTGACGAAGGAATACCACAATGCTTGAAATTCCTTTTCAATTACGCATTCTACAAGTTTGGCGTGGAATTCTGTTTGATAGGGATCGTGGCACTTATCGCTACCAGACTCGATTTCTATTCTGTTCTCTACGGTGTCTGGCTTTTAATATTGTTCTGTCTGAGGAGAAGAGTCTTATGCAAAATTTGGCCCTTCTTCAAGTTCTTCATCATAATTCTTCTGCCTATTCAATATGCTTTCGTCGTGGCACCTCCTCCCTGGCTTTGCATAG acTATCCATGGGAAAAGTCGAGAATTTTGAGGGTATTACAGGAGTGGATGTACCTGCCAGATCCTGATTTTCCACCTAATGCTAGAAAATTAATGT gtgATTTTCTGCTATTAATGATGATCGTCAGGCAGAGCCTCGTTTTCAAAATCGAAAAGCGGAGCGAGGCAAGTGGCGAAGAGTTTCCAGCCGGTCACAATTATTCCGTGTACGAAAACATAGAGAAACCAAACTTCGTTAACCCTGTGAAGGATTACGTGTCCGATGCTCACACTTATTTAGATATAGTGAAACGTGGCGTATTGATAAGTTTGATGTGGATCGCTTTATCGATCGTGTTCCTTGCTGGAACAGAGAGGACTAATCTGTTCTCGTTGGGTTACTTGATCGGCGCGTTCGTGTTCCTCTGGCAAGGAAGCGACTTTTACCTGAGGCCAGTTCAAACGATTTTAACGTGGTGGAACTTGTTGATCGGCTACAACGTGGTCGTCATATTCGCCAAGTCTCTGTTCCAAGGTGTCGGTTGCGTGATGATAGAGcag atGCAAATGGTAGCGTGTCCGTTCATTCAATTGTTCGGTATAATTTGtgtaagaaaattcaaaagtcCGATCACCGATTTGATCCCGGAAAAATTGGATTGCGACGTGCCCGAGGAGGACATAGGGATGATCTGGGACGGGTTGTGCTTCACCTTCCTATTATTCCAAAAACGATTGTTCAAGAGCTACTACTTTTTCCACATAGTCAACGAAACGAAAGCTATGAGCATCCTGGCGTCGAGGGGCGCGGAATTGTTGGAAGAGTTGCATCAGAAACGCATCGAGATCCAAGAAACCATCGAGAAGAACGTGTTGCAAAAGTTGAAGTTCAAGATGGACCAGATCAAGgcgaatcaaagaaaaattcaaggcCCCAGTTACAGGGAGCCAGAGATACACGCAGTCG ATACTCTCTATCCAAGGACACGGCCGTTGTACAGAGTTCGCGCGCCAAAGACCAACAAAGAgg CTATTAGATCGGGTGATTATTACATGTTCGACGAAttggacgacgacgacgtcaCCGACATGATCCCGGACACCGAGTCCGAGAAGAGGGAAGCGGAGAAACAACGCGAGTTGGAGCAACGCGGAAGAAGAATGACCATTTCCGAG TTGATGAACACGCTGATTAAGACAGACATTGAGATCGCGACGCACGTCGCCAAGTACGGAGGGACTGAAAAGGACGCGCTGAGACTACGTCGTCGGAGTGAGCCTTTAACAAGGAAGAAATCGTCTATGTCGTATCTCAGTGCACGTTCCGAGACCGCAGTGGCCACCGAT gcTGCTGATGTGACATCAGTAGAAACCGAGGAGAAAGACGTGGAGGAACGTGAGAAGACACCGGAAGTCGAGGAAGATAAGAAGGATGAAGAGGAAATACCgatgaaggaagaaagaatatcTATCGCGACGTATTTCAACTTTCTCATAGTGATAATTAATAGCACCTTCATCTCGATGACAAGATATCTGAATCGATTTTCACGGGACTACAGATACATTCGTAAAGTTttaacgaaagagaaaaaattattgaag gCAAAACCAGATCTACAAATGGGGATACGACttggtataaataaaatgtggcAGCCAATGAATTTTCTGAAGAAAGA ATCGACTAATGGAAATACCGAGGAAATTCACGATGCTGGTGAAGGTCCTAGCCAACCACGGCCGCAAGAGCAGAG CACACTTTTCTCCGAGATTTCACCTGTTCAACACGATGATGACCGTGGGGAATTATCGGAAGCCGATCAACCACCAGTCATACAATTCTTGGCGTCTATTTGGTTTGCAATTTTGTCGCATTCGTCTCTATTTTGTTACTTCATGGTATTCCttcatcaaattaaaaatgcgTCTGTTCTCTCCATCCCTCTACCTCTCATGGTATTCTTCTGGGGTTCGTTAACCATCCCTCGACCCTCGAAAACGTTTTGGGTAACGTTGATCGCGTACACCGag gcAATTGTTATAGTGAAGTGCATTTTTCAATTGGAAGTATTGCCTTGGAATCGAGATCCTGCACCGAATAACCCTCTCTTTACCCCTAGGATTATGGGGGTTGAacgcaaatttaattatgccCTGTGGGATTTATTATTGCTCCTCGTGGTGTTCTTCCAcag atttatgcTCAAGTCATTGGGTCAATGGACATCTTTGTCTTTGAAaccaagaaaaattattccttcgaCTTTAACTTTAGTTCCGTCTAAACCATCCGAAAGAGGCCAAGGAGAGCCTGTTACATTACGACACGAAACGAA GGATAATATTCTCACGACACCTAAGGGAAGAATTCTAAACCTTCAACCAAGTGTGATCGATGGTGAAAGTGTGCGAACCAGTGATGAGTACGAACAACTTGTCGCGATTCAAGGGGAGGAAAGGAGTCCTATGGACGAAGACTTTAACAAAGTTATGAAACTGAT gATCATCAAATATACAGAAccaatgaaacattttttccataaaatcaTTAGCCCATATGGAAAGGAAAAGACGAACGTATACGCGTACATGTTCCTCTGcgactttttcaattttttgctgTTCATTTTTGGATTTTCCGCATTTGGA acacaACAAGGTGACGGTGGTGTGGCAACTTATTTACAAGAGAATAGAGTTCCGATGCCGTTTCTATTGATGCTGCTATTACAATTCTCATTGATAATCATCGACAGAGCCTTGTTCCTAAAGAAATCGATCTTgggcaaattaattttccattactTCCTAATACTCGGCATTCACATTTGGATGTTCTTCATTTTGCCGAGTGTGACTGAAAG aCGATTCAACGAGAGGCTACCGCCTCAAATTTGGTACATGGTCAAGTGTTTCTATCTCTTATTGGCAGCCTATCAATTAAGACAAGGTTATCCAACGAGGATACTCGGTAATTTCCTATGCAAGAATTACAGTATTATCAATTACGTTTTATTCAAAGG ATTCATGTTGGTCCCATTCCTGTTCGAGTTGAGAGCAGTGATGGATTGGATCTGGACTGATACTTCCATGACAATAATGGATTGGTTCAAAATGGAAGATATCTTCgccaatatttatcaaatcaaa TGTATGCGAGGGGTAGAAACAGATTTCCCTCAACCACGAGGCGAGAAGAAGAGTCAGATAAGCAAATACTTAATGGGTGGTGCCGCTCTATTTTTCATGATCGGACTAATATGGTTCCCTTTGCTCTTATTTGCCCTCGGTGGCACCGTCGGCATCTCCAATCTACCATACGACGTTTCCATGAAAATAAGAATCGGCCCCCACGAGCCCATCTACTCAATGTCGGCGCAAGGCCAATCCATCATCGAATACAGCGAATTCGATTACACGAGATTTGTCAATTTGTACGCGAAAGACAAAACTGCGATGACTTTCCTCGAGAATTACATACATTCTGATGTTGCTGCTGTGAGATTGAGCGGATTCTCGAGGAAATTATGGAATATATCTCCGCCAGACTTGGAAAA ATTGATAGAGGAATTAAGAGACAATAAAACAACGGTGATTGTTCACGTGGAGTGGACGGTGTCTCGGAGGACAGACGCGAAAGATGCGACTGGAATAACCACGACAATTCGAGACATAAAATTGAAACCGTATGAAAACAAGGAATTTAATCCCGTGAGAGAAACGTTAGCCGATATACTTTCCAACTTAACCATGCCCCACACTAGCACTATCATATTGCCGTACGCTTTCCCAAAATTTCTGAAAGTAACCGGTCGTACCATCACCATCGTTCCGCAATTAATGATGC cGAAATGGTTGGAAATAGAGAacgataaaaaagtaaaaaataattatctgtaCAGAAACATTAgtctttctttatctttggAACCGGACTGTTGCTCGCATAAAAAGTGGTGGGTTGTCAATGAGGTATGCAACGACACTTTGTACGAAAATTTGTTAAGCAGGGTGCCTCTAAATGACTGCAAATACATCATGATGTATCTATTCAACGATAAAACGTTCCCCGAAGGATTGAGTTTTATCAGTGGATTAGG AATCTTAGGTCTGTACACTACGGCCGTAATAGTGATAAGCCAGATGACCAGGAAGGTGGTGACCGATTTGGCGCCAAGAATTATGTTCGATGATCTGCCCTACGTCGATAGGATACTTCGATTGTGCTTGGATATTTATTTGGTCCGTGAAAGTGGAGAGTTGAGCCTCGAGGAAGATTTGTTCGccaaattaatattcctttaTAGATCGCCAGAGACGTTGATCAG GTGGACAAGGCTTCCCGAGGAAGGGGAGAGAACTGATAACGAAGATCAAGATGACGCGGATGAGGATGCTGCGATATCTCGGCAATAA